The following coding sequences lie in one Paenibacillus durus ATCC 35681 genomic window:
- a CDS encoding sensor histidine kinase, producing MFKHSIRNRLMALVLLAAVIPAGVSVIFSYLYTKQSVTEQSVEQNRKLLALGAANLDNYFQGINQRALSIYSGINVQSSFYTSILSVKNPNALPKGAVQPDNRNIVSTQLYNFFLLDRNIFQIHLYVRANKQSNTLLQGQFRREYNPRYTPLSNPGGPVRPFVEATHMDHQYGIKSGFPNYKAGATPVFSAHYPIYRTPSDEVIADLSLDFRLTELEAIAKSMYNSETERLYIVDEQGKVLYASGGEWIGKPIEAGWSKLPQGASSGHFSWNNKEFKGIIMYRHIDSAIFKGNIIKLVPYEDLYRDARTISRINTGIGVLFLIIAGIAGVLISIGFTRPIKKLISYTQKVQIGQLDASVDLVRVDEFGLLARKITDMTRTINDLILQEYRLEIANKTNQLKVLQAQVNPHFLYNALQSIATLSLRYNAPKIYDLIYSLGSMMRYSMTTDGNQVTLQDEVEHVQNYVALQRERFGEENLRMDVDIEGRASGIFVPKMILQPLVENIFKHGFRDGIKDGVITITGKLDAEGRLVIRVRDNGKGIPDERLKEVRDCLERTEHSGEGGIGLRNVLARLRLQISERSQLLLQTGEDGAEVVLIIPLDDTAFRKEEGAE from the coding sequence ATGTTCAAACACAGCATTCGCAACCGGCTGATGGCGCTCGTGCTGCTGGCCGCCGTCATTCCAGCTGGCGTCTCGGTCATATTCTCGTATCTATACACGAAGCAATCGGTGACCGAGCAGTCCGTAGAACAGAACCGCAAGCTGCTGGCGCTCGGGGCGGCCAACCTGGATAATTATTTTCAGGGAATCAATCAGCGTGCGCTGAGCATATACAGCGGGATCAATGTACAGAGCTCGTTCTATACCTCCATTTTATCAGTCAAGAATCCGAATGCGCTTCCAAAAGGGGCCGTTCAGCCGGATAACCGCAACATCGTGTCCACCCAGTTGTATAATTTCTTCCTGTTAGACCGGAATATTTTTCAGATCCATCTTTATGTAAGGGCTAACAAACAGTCTAACACGCTGCTGCAGGGGCAGTTCCGCAGGGAGTACAATCCCCGGTACACGCCTCTTTCCAATCCGGGCGGACCGGTCCGGCCTTTCGTGGAAGCGACGCATATGGATCATCAATACGGTATAAAGTCGGGATTTCCGAACTATAAAGCGGGAGCGACGCCGGTGTTCAGCGCTCATTATCCCATCTACCGGACGCCCAGCGACGAAGTGATTGCCGATCTGTCGCTCGACTTCCGGCTGACGGAGCTGGAAGCAATAGCCAAGTCGATGTACAACTCCGAAACCGAGCGTCTCTATATTGTGGATGAGCAGGGAAAGGTCCTGTACGCTTCGGGCGGCGAGTGGATCGGCAAGCCGATTGAAGCAGGCTGGAGCAAGCTTCCGCAGGGAGCAAGCAGCGGCCATTTTTCGTGGAATAATAAGGAGTTCAAGGGTATTATTATGTATAGACATATAGACTCGGCTATTTTTAAAGGCAATATTATTAAGCTGGTGCCCTACGAAGACCTGTACAGAGACGCGCGAACCATCAGCCGCATTAATACCGGAATCGGCGTGCTTTTTCTGATTATCGCGGGAATTGCGGGCGTCCTGATCTCCATCGGCTTTACAAGACCGATTAAGAAGCTGATTTCCTATACGCAGAAGGTGCAGATCGGACAGCTGGACGCTTCCGTCGATTTGGTGCGCGTGGATGAATTCGGGCTGCTGGCCCGCAAGATTACCGATATGACCCGTACGATCAACGACTTGATCCTTCAGGAATACCGGCTGGAAATTGCCAATAAGACGAACCAGCTAAAGGTGCTGCAGGCCCAGGTTAATCCGCATTTTTTGTACAATGCGCTGCAATCGATTGCCACCCTGTCCCTGAGGTATAACGCGCCGAAAATATACGATCTCATTTATTCCTTGGGCAGTATGATGCGGTATTCCATGACGACGGACGGGAACCAGGTGACGCTTCAGGACGAGGTTGAGCATGTGCAAAATTATGTGGCTCTACAAAGGGAACGCTTCGGCGAGGAGAATTTGCGGATGGACGTCGACATTGAGGGAAGAGCAAGCGGCATTTTTGTGCCGAAAATGATCCTGCAGCCATTGGTCGAGAACATATTCAAGCACGGTTTCCGCGACGGGATTAAGGATGGAGTGATCACCATTACAGGCAAACTGGATGCGGAAGGTCGGCTGGTCATTAGGGTCCGTGACAACGGCAAAGGCATTCCGGATGAACGTTTAAAAGAAGTAAGAGACTGTCTTGAACGGACGGAGCACAGCGGGGAGGGTGGAATCGGACTCCGCAACGTGCTGGCGAGACTCCGCCTTCAGATCAGCGAAAGATCGCAGCTCCTGCTGCAAACCGGTGAAGATGGAGCGGAAGTTGTATTGATCATACCCCTGGATGATACGGCCTTTAGGAAGGAAGAGGGAGCGGAATGA
- a CDS encoding response regulator: MKVLIVDDEKHVREAIRYFVPWEKYGVRDIYEATNGQEAMEIILEQQPAVVFTDMRMPLMDGAKLLEWLHRYSPYTKTIVISGYQDFDYVKPAIVYGGIDYLLKPLNSKQLIAAAERAFQKWKEEKLERERTFHQNIQLNVLRPLYWDKTLSDLVNGTISFQDLEEALFEELGLPRSAKRCRTAVISLQSSGGQLLQRFQGDIQLTSFVLANVCNEIVSSRKRGFAFRYWHEGADVAVLFWDVVDEAESLLLEINESVKRAYGIPLDIGLSTVLPFPERLCAAFTQARQALAGRNLLETGNRIHLYRKDLPEAAADGGVKTAELLEKLGLSLLSGDAEKAVRSLEEWTDSVAGSGVLTMSGLKAWEERLKHVLTKWRQEWAGSEEALSDEPSFPAGMDESGNFSIERWREGLKAYLLAMVGESKLSRTSDSRIMREIRDYLDKNYQQEITLQHIADRFFLSRENVSRKFKQVTGENLSDYLTNLRIDKAKELLQNSEMRLSRISELVGYEDEKYFSRVFKKATGLTPREFRKREEEG, from the coding sequence ATGAAAGTACTGATTGTAGACGATGAAAAACATGTGCGCGAAGCCATCCGCTATTTCGTACCCTGGGAAAAATACGGCGTTCGCGACATATACGAAGCCACGAATGGCCAGGAAGCGATGGAAATCATTCTGGAGCAGCAGCCGGCGGTTGTGTTTACAGATATGCGGATGCCGCTCATGGACGGCGCCAAGCTGCTGGAATGGCTGCACCGCTATTCTCCTTACACGAAGACCATCGTAATCAGCGGCTATCAGGATTTCGATTATGTCAAACCGGCTATTGTCTACGGGGGAATCGACTATCTGCTTAAGCCGCTGAACAGCAAGCAGCTGATCGCCGCCGCCGAGCGCGCCTTTCAGAAATGGAAGGAGGAGAAGCTGGAGCGGGAACGGACCTTTCATCAAAATATCCAGCTCAACGTTCTCCGTCCGCTGTACTGGGATAAGACGCTTTCGGATCTGGTTAACGGCACCATCTCCTTTCAGGACCTGGAGGAGGCGCTGTTCGAGGAGCTCGGGCTTCCAAGGAGCGCCAAGCGCTGCCGGACAGCCGTCATTTCACTGCAGTCCTCGGGAGGCCAGCTGCTGCAAAGGTTCCAGGGGGATATTCAGCTGACTTCTTTCGTTCTGGCCAATGTCTGCAATGAAATCGTAAGCTCGCGGAAGCGGGGCTTTGCGTTTCGTTATTGGCATGAAGGCGCGGATGTGGCCGTGCTGTTCTGGGACGTTGTGGATGAGGCGGAGAGCCTGCTGCTAGAGATTAACGAGTCGGTTAAGCGGGCGTACGGCATTCCGCTCGACATCGGGCTAAGCACGGTCCTTCCCTTTCCGGAACGGCTGTGCGCCGCGTTTACGCAGGCGAGACAGGCGCTTGCGGGGCGGAATCTTCTAGAGACTGGAAACCGCATTCATTTGTACCGGAAGGATCTACCCGAAGCGGCGGCGGACGGAGGGGTAAAGACCGCAGAACTGCTGGAGAAGCTTGGACTCTCGCTGCTGTCGGGGGATGCGGAGAAAGCCGTCCGAAGTCTTGAGGAATGGACCGATTCGGTAGCCGGAAGCGGTGTGCTGACCATGAGCGGCCTTAAAGCTTGGGAGGAACGGCTTAAGCATGTGCTGACCAAGTGGCGGCAGGAATGGGCCGGAAGCGAGGAGGCTTTGAGTGATGAGCCGTCCTTCCCGGCGGGGATGGATGAGAGCGGTAACTTCTCTATTGAACGCTGGAGGGAAGGGCTTAAGGCGTATCTGTTAGCAATGGTCGGCGAAAGCAAGCTTTCCCGCACCTCGGACAGCCGAATCATGCGGGAAATCCGGGATTACCTCGATAAGAATTACCAGCAAGAGATTACACTGCAGCATATTGCCGACCGCTTCTTCCTCAGCCGGGAGAACGTCTCGCGTAAGTTCAAGCAGGTTACAGGTGAAAATCTGTCCGACTACTTAACGAATTTGCGGATCGACAAGGCCAAGGAGCTGCTGCAAAATTCGGAGATGCGCCTGTCGCGGATTTCCGAGCTGGTCGGTTATGAAGACGAGAAGTATTTCAGCCGCGTGTTCAAGAAGGCGACGGGGCTGACGCCGCGGGAGTTCAGGAAGCGGGAAGAGGAAGGGTGA